One stretch of Chryseobacterium sp. LJ668 DNA includes these proteins:
- a CDS encoding peptidoglycan D,D-transpeptidase FtsI family protein, producing the protein MNTRHIKILSVLIVIAIIFVARLSYLQLFTDRYALNAANTSIKTEYVIPQRGVIFDRNGKIMVGNQPAYEISFTQALMKPDFDTVSFCNLMRIDKKDFIKRIKIIKNEKYYSKLTPMTFIKDLSREEIARVQEIIFKYPAFSIVQRPQRQYEVSTSGNLLGYTSEVNDREIKKDSVYYLPGDLIGKAGIEKSYEKELRGVKGIKYIQKDIKLRNVGPYKNGTLDKDVITGKDITLTIDYDLQRMAEEMLVNKHGAIVAIDPNNGEVLVAATGPDIDPYLFTGPNKSKNLYALSKDTIYENKPTFDRALQAGYPPGSTFKLLTALAAMQMGVMTDKTIFPCGGGFFYKGKRIKGHGGADPLIPAIQVSSNCFFTYAFIAIIKKYPGNPSKGVDEWKKIMSSFGVGEFLNNDFAVGAKGRIPSGDFYEKRFKAIIKANGSKKDNYKNWDEMSTGAIYNGMGQGDVLVTPIQLANYVAAIANRGWYYTPHIVKAIDGKPNPDPRFKVKHQTLVDPKHFGPVLKGMEAVVLQGTARGLKSSDFTQLAKTGTAQVPQGKDNSIFVLIAPAEKPKIVVVAVMEHAGFGATWAGPASTVIAEKYITGDLKREHLYKKMVTSSFMPEYKRQWIADLKRKGLYKEPKPDSIALKKIQDSLNLVRKAKEKLNKTKKSEPQKTAKP; encoded by the coding sequence TTGAACACACGCCATATAAAAATCTTATCTGTTCTTATTGTAATTGCTATCATTTTTGTGGCAAGACTTTCTTATCTGCAGTTGTTTACAGACAGATACGCATTAAACGCGGCCAATACTTCTATCAAAACAGAATATGTAATTCCTCAGCGTGGAGTTATTTTTGACAGAAACGGTAAGATCATGGTGGGAAATCAGCCGGCTTACGAGATTTCTTTTACTCAGGCTTTAATGAAGCCCGATTTTGATACGGTTTCATTCTGTAATTTAATGAGAATTGATAAAAAAGATTTCATTAAAAGAATCAAAATCATAAAAAACGAAAAATATTATTCTAAACTCACTCCGATGACCTTTATCAAAGACCTCAGCAGAGAGGAAATTGCAAGAGTTCAGGAGATTATATTTAAATATCCCGCATTCAGTATCGTCCAGCGGCCGCAAAGACAGTATGAAGTATCTACTTCAGGAAACCTTTTGGGCTATACGAGTGAGGTAAATGATAGAGAAATTAAAAAAGATTCTGTTTATTATTTGCCGGGCGACCTCATCGGAAAGGCAGGAATAGAAAAATCATACGAAAAAGAACTTCGTGGTGTAAAAGGAATCAAATACATTCAGAAAGATATCAAACTTAGAAATGTAGGCCCTTATAAAAACGGAACGTTAGATAAGGATGTGATCACGGGTAAAGATATTACACTAACGATTGATTATGATCTGCAAAGAATGGCAGAAGAAATGTTGGTTAATAAACATGGCGCAATCGTTGCAATCGATCCCAATAACGGTGAAGTTCTCGTGGCTGCCACCGGACCGGATATCGATCCTTATTTATTTACCGGCCCCAATAAATCAAAAAATCTTTACGCTTTATCAAAAGATACTATTTACGAAAATAAACCTACTTTTGACCGTGCTTTACAGGCGGGTTATCCTCCCGGTTCTACGTTTAAACTGTTGACAGCATTGGCAGCAATGCAGATGGGGGTGATGACCGATAAGACTATTTTTCCTTGTGGTGGCGGTTTCTTTTATAAAGGTAAAAGAATAAAAGGTCACGGTGGAGCAGATCCTCTGATACCAGCAATTCAAGTTTCCAGTAACTGCTTTTTCACCTATGCATTTATTGCGATTATTAAAAAATATCCGGGGAACCCGTCAAAAGGTGTTGACGAATGGAAAAAAATCATGAGCAGCTTTGGCGTAGGAGAATTTTTAAACAATGATTTTGCAGTAGGCGCAAAAGGAAGAATTCCTTCGGGAGACTTTTATGAAAAAAGATTTAAGGCAATCATTAAAGCGAACGGCTCAAAAAAAGACAATTATAAAAACTGGGACGAAATGTCAACCGGAGCCATCTACAACGGGATGGGGCAGGGTGATGTTTTAGTAACTCCGATTCAGTTAGCAAATTATGTTGCGGCAATCGCCAACCGCGGCTGGTATTATACGCCTCATATTGTAAAGGCTATTGACGGAAAACCAAATCCTGATCCTAGATTTAAGGTTAAACATCAGACTTTAGTTGATCCAAAACATTTTGGACCTGTTCTGAAAGGCATGGAAGCGGTGGTTTTACAGGGTACCGCAAGAGGTTTGAAATCCAGTGATTTTACGCAGCTGGCAAAAACAGGAACTGCACAGGTGCCGCAGGGGAAAGATAATTCTATATTTGTACTGATTGCCCCTGCTGAAAAACCAAAAATTGTAGTTGTTGCCGTCATGGAACATGCGGGTTTCGGAGCAACATGGGCCGGTCCTGCATCGACAGTCATTGCTGAAAAATATATTACAGGCGATCTTAAGAGAGAACATCTTTATAAAAAAATGGTAACATCGAGCTTTATGCCCGAATACAAAAGACAGTGGATTGCCGATCTGAAAAGAAAAGGTTTGTATAAAGAACCTAAACCAGATTCAATTGCATTAAAAAAAATACAGGATAGTTTAAATCTTGTCAGAAAAGCAAAAGAAAAACTCAATAAGACCAAGAAAAGTGAACCCCAAAAAACCGCGAAACCATGA
- a CDS encoding C40 family peptidase: MKKRVLFYLVAFVSTISLQSCVTNYVVSKPATYTREYKTDAKLASIDTKMENDKKLLINSFISEKAVAVANAKNSLKNTEIAKAIKHNKTIDNILTEASTYLGTPYRYGGMTRNGIDCSAFVLSVFGAAAGLTLPRVAASQSQEGEAIDKQNLQKGDLIFFSHGKRISHVGIVESVTEEGEVKFIHAATSKGVMISSLNDSYWGPKFRFAKRVINENGERYNNLASTSF, from the coding sequence ATGAAGAAAAGAGTTTTGTTTTATTTAGTTGCTTTTGTTTCAACAATATCACTACAATCATGCGTTACTAATTACGTAGTTTCAAAACCGGCAACTTACACTAGAGAATACAAAACAGATGCCAAACTTGCTTCAATCGATACTAAGATGGAGAATGATAAAAAGTTGCTAATCAACTCATTCATCTCTGAAAAAGCAGTGGCAGTCGCAAACGCTAAAAATTCTTTAAAAAATACCGAAATCGCAAAAGCGATCAAACATAATAAGACGATTGATAATATCTTAACAGAAGCTTCAACCTATCTTGGAACACCTTACAGATATGGAGGAATGACAAGAAACGGAATCGACTGTTCAGCATTTGTATTATCTGTGTTTGGTGCAGCAGCAGGGCTTACTTTACCCAGAGTTGCAGCTTCTCAGTCTCAAGAGGGCGAGGCTATAGACAAGCAAAATCTTCAGAAAGGTGATTTGATCTTCTTCTCTCACGGCAAAAGAATTTCTCATGTAGGAATTGTAGAAAGTGTAACTGAAGAAGGAGAAGTAAAATTCATTCATGCAGCAACATCAAAAGGAGTAATGATCTCATCTCTTAATGATTCTTATTGGGGACCAAAATTCAGGTTTGCAAAAAGAGTAATCAATGAAAACGGAGAACGTTACAACAATTTAGCATCGACTAGTTTTTAG
- a CDS encoding DUF6909 family protein, whose product MTNSRARETTEAIERLYISMRHLFYRGFFKPSGVSGESIRSLLKTINPEIYGTMSVPSKLELDGLMYVLDRLPEGIEECAFIHLTSDEGFDKGSFEPIVPKKRRRNCYRIDEHQMNIEVLLGRSEIYDILTHLTFLFIEADKIRNLAFIQDENWKPTRAFKIIEEVVKGEKKFSRREKEVALIHLSSLIGRTFDETLNAYNTFGDDENPDRLFKIIYHLGKVSLEDAKQSREREIYFSAILKERVGHHYFGEKWAHKVKEVLFENDLHMRPLHIISANMHSVKNMLYGNDALKKKDTKDVDYKLYGEISDKKDLRDKVSKYALEEGLIYINDKSGSNIDVQIIDLSKTNLKNTPFGHLKYNGDDVIMVFDYAFGEQAFEVMDELLRPFEQKGEVYMMKVKSVSIMGKAGILAGGKGDIMIPTAHIFEGTADNYPFENALKLDDFQDDELKAFEGPMITVLGTSLQNRDILQYFMNTSWKAIGLEMEGAHYQKAIQVASKIRHHIAPDLFVSYAYYASDNPLETGATLSSGGLGLTGVKPTYLITLRILEKILQGGKKEILSIK is encoded by the coding sequence ATGACAAATTCTAGAGCAAGAGAAACCACCGAGGCCATTGAAAGACTATACATATCTATGAGACATTTGTTTTATAGAGGTTTTTTCAAGCCAAGCGGAGTTTCCGGAGAAAGCATTAGAAGTTTGTTAAAAACGATCAATCCCGAAATTTACGGCACCATGAGCGTTCCAAGCAAATTGGAACTTGATGGTTTGATGTATGTTTTAGACAGACTTCCGGAAGGTATCGAAGAATGTGCTTTCATTCATCTTACATCAGACGAAGGTTTTGATAAAGGCAGTTTCGAGCCGATCGTTCCCAAAAAGAGAAGAAGAAACTGTTATCGAATCGACGAGCATCAGATGAATATTGAAGTCCTTTTGGGACGTTCAGAAATCTATGATATCCTTACCCATTTAACCTTCTTATTTATAGAAGCCGATAAAATCCGTAATCTTGCATTCATTCAGGATGAAAACTGGAAGCCGACAAGAGCTTTCAAAATCATTGAAGAAGTAGTAAAAGGGGAGAAAAAATTCAGCAGAAGAGAAAAAGAAGTAGCATTGATTCACCTTTCGTCTTTAATAGGAAGAACTTTTGATGAAACTTTAAATGCTTATAATACTTTCGGAGACGATGAAAACCCCGACAGATTATTCAAAATCATTTATCATTTAGGAAAAGTGAGTCTTGAAGACGCTAAGCAAAGCCGTGAAAGAGAGATCTATTTCTCTGCGATTCTTAAAGAAAGAGTAGGGCACCACTATTTCGGTGAAAAATGGGCTCACAAAGTGAAAGAAGTTTTATTTGAAAATGATCTTCACATGCGTCCGCTGCATATTATTTCGGCAAACATGCATTCTGTAAAAAATATGCTGTACGGAAATGATGCTTTAAAGAAAAAAGACACAAAAGACGTTGATTACAAATTGTACGGAGAAATTTCCGATAAAAAAGATCTTCGCGACAAAGTTTCAAAATACGCTCTGGAGGAAGGTCTAATTTACATCAATGACAAGAGCGGAAGTAATATCGACGTTCAGATCATCGATTTAAGCAAAACTAATCTTAAAAATACCCCTTTCGGACATCTGAAATACAACGGTGATGATGTCATTATGGTTTTCGATTATGCATTTGGCGAACAAGCTTTTGAAGTGATGGATGAATTGCTAAGACCGTTTGAACAGAAGGGAGAAGTCTATATGATGAAGGTAAAATCCGTTTCTATTATGGGTAAGGCCGGAATTTTAGCCGGTGGAAAAGGAGATATTATGATCCCGACCGCTCATATTTTTGAAGGAACGGCGGATAATTATCCTTTCGAAAACGCTTTAAAGCTGGATGACTTTCAGGATGATGAATTGAAAGCTTTCGAAGGACCTATGATTACCGTTTTAGGAACATCACTTCAAAACAGAGATATTCTACAGTATTTTATGAATACGTCGTGGAAAGCCATCGGGCTTGAAATGGAAGGTGCACACTACCAGAAGGCAATTCAGGTAGCATCTAAAATCAGGCATCACATTGCGCCGGATCTTTTTGTCAGTTATGCTTACTATGCTTCAGATAATCCTCTGGAAACAGGGGCTACACTTTCTTCGGGTGGATTAGGATTGACTGGTGTAAAACCGACGTATCTGATTACTTTAAGAATCCTTGAAAAGATTTTACAAGGCGGAAAGAAAGAAATTCTTTCTATTAAATAA
- the mreC gene encoding rod shape-determining protein MreC: MGFLLRLFSKNALLVFFIFLQIIALILIFSKNAMQQSWLAGQTAAFNSWVSGYIDEGVSYLKLKQTNEDLVAQNKSLMLELYGKQGAKNPMFRKVHDTLGGGQIYTFVDGEIVFNSINRRNNYFTINRGKRDGVLPQMGVMAPKGIAGIVINSTESYALVQSVLSVNKIRINAALKKSGYFGTLTWRGDNSRVMHLSDVPKYVSLKIGDTIVTDGKSAIFPKGVMIGTIAGYTVDNQTGFWDISVELSEKMGALNKVFVVKNLKKAEVQKISDTMQAVIKKEND; this comes from the coding sequence ATGGGATTTTTGCTGAGATTATTTTCAAAGAATGCTCTTCTTGTCTTCTTTATTTTCCTGCAAATTATTGCTCTTATTCTGATATTCTCTAAAAACGCCATGCAGCAATCCTGGCTTGCGGGTCAGACGGCTGCGTTTAATTCTTGGGTTTCCGGGTATATCGATGAAGGAGTTTCTTATTTAAAACTAAAACAGACCAACGAAGATCTTGTTGCTCAAAACAAATCTTTAATGCTCGAGCTATACGGAAAGCAAGGAGCTAAAAATCCGATGTTCAGAAAAGTGCATGATACTTTAGGTGGCGGACAAATCTATACATTTGTTGACGGAGAAATTGTTTTTAACAGCATCAACCGTCGAAACAACTACTTTACCATTAACCGCGGAAAACGTGACGGCGTGCTTCCTCAAATGGGAGTTATGGCGCCAAAGGGAATTGCCGGTATTGTTATCAATTCTACCGAAAGTTATGCTCTAGTACAATCTGTATTGAGTGTCAATAAAATCAGAATTAATGCTGCACTAAAAAAATCGGGGTATTTCGGGACTTTAACCTGGAGAGGCGATAATTCAAGGGTGATGCACCTGTCTGACGTGCCTAAATATGTTTCCCTGAAAATTGGCGACACAATCGTAACAGACGGAAAATCTGCAATCTTTCCGAAAGGAGTGATGATTGGTACGATTGCCGGGTATACCGTAGATAACCAAACCGGTTTTTGGGACATCTCTGTTGAATTAAGTGAAAAGATGGGGGCTTTAAATAAAGTTTTTGTTGTGAAAAACTTGAAAAAAGCCGAAGTTCAGAAAATAAGTGATACGATGCAGGCCGTAATAAAAAAAGAAAATGATTAG
- the rodA gene encoding rod shape-determining protein RodA produces the protein MKWTEGIDKLGLGLYLLLCIFAVANIYSVDEGLGKKQLIFFGISLFVGLIIFFSRSKFFENMSGIIYIGGVLLLIGLFPFGKEILGQKNWYKFGSFTMQPVEFAKIGVALMLANYVSGQEFNLKNRKSLLTTLAIVGIPAVVVLAIPDVGSLLVFTAFFIALYREGLSGWLFGIGFLFASVFLLSLAIDPMYVVVAILIISGILIFLNFYKMSWNIISISSIAGSIILLCGLAFATPYVLGKMPKHQRERIEVLYKGEKAFRDTSGYNLLYSKTAIGSGGMWGKGYREGSVTQGKFVPEQETDYIFCTVGEEWGFAGSAILVFCYMVFIGRIYYLAEQQKSSFNRVFGYSFASILLMHFSINLGMVMGLFPTVGIPLPYFSYGGSSLLAFSVMTFIFFKLNYTDKNSLV, from the coding sequence ATGAAGTGGACAGAAGGAATAGATAAATTGGGTCTTGGGCTATATTTATTGCTTTGTATTTTTGCTGTTGCCAATATTTACAGTGTAGATGAAGGTTTGGGTAAAAAACAACTGATCTTTTTCGGGATTTCTTTATTTGTTGGGTTGATTATATTTTTCAGCCGAAGCAAGTTTTTTGAAAATATGTCCGGGATTATCTATATCGGCGGAGTCTTATTGCTGATCGGGCTTTTTCCTTTCGGGAAAGAAATTTTAGGACAGAAAAACTGGTACAAATTCGGTAGCTTTACCATGCAGCCTGTAGAATTTGCAAAAATTGGTGTGGCTTTGATGCTTGCCAATTACGTTTCCGGTCAGGAATTTAATTTAAAAAACAGGAAATCACTTTTAACAACTCTAGCTATTGTGGGGATTCCTGCAGTGGTAGTTTTAGCAATTCCCGATGTAGGATCACTTCTTGTTTTTACGGCATTTTTTATTGCATTGTATCGAGAAGGTTTAAGTGGCTGGTTGTTTGGGATAGGCTTTCTTTTTGCGAGTGTATTTCTGCTTTCACTGGCGATTGATCCTATGTACGTGGTGGTCGCAATTCTTATTATTTCGGGAATACTTATATTTTTGAATTTTTATAAAATGAGCTGGAATATTATTTCCATCTCGAGCATTGCAGGATCAATTATTCTTTTATGTGGATTAGCCTTTGCCACGCCTTATGTTTTAGGGAAAATGCCAAAGCACCAGAGAGAAAGAATCGAGGTTTTATATAAAGGCGAAAAAGCTTTTAGAGATACTTCAGGTTATAACTTGTTGTATTCTAAAACGGCCATCGGTTCCGGAGGAATGTGGGGAAAAGGTTACCGTGAAGGCTCTGTGACGCAGGGGAAATTTGTTCCCGAACAGGAAACCGACTATATTTTCTGTACCGTTGGTGAAGAATGGGGATTTGCCGGAAGTGCTATCCTGGTTTTTTGCTACATGGTGTTTATCGGGCGTATTTATTATCTCGCCGAACAACAGAAATCATCTTTTAACAGGGTTTTCGGTTATTCCTTTGCTTCGATCCTACTGATGCACTTTTCAATCAATTTAGGCATGGTTATGGGGTTGTTTCCGACTGTTGGAATTCCTTTACCCTACTTTAGTTATGGTGGAAGTTCACTGCTTGCCTTTTCTGTGATGACTTTTATTTTCTTTAAGCTCAATTACACAGATAAAAACAGTTTAGTGTAA
- a CDS encoding pentapeptide repeat-containing protein produces the protein MTEAYISDQNYNQLNFTESPLQIGEYENCTFQSCNFEYSDLSRFKLTNCEFTDCNLSMTKLIGTAFRDVFFKDCKMFGMHFDDCNEFGVSFRFDSCALNNSVFYKTSIKRTSFKNCRLIEVDFAECDLSNSVFSNCDFIGATFERTNLEKADFRTSFNYTIDPQSSRLKKTKFSLSEVYGLLRRFDIEIDKNS, from the coding sequence ATGACCGAAGCTTACATTTCAGATCAAAATTATAATCAGTTAAATTTTACTGAATCACCGTTACAGATAGGTGAATATGAAAACTGTACATTTCAAAGCTGTAATTTTGAATATTCAGATCTTTCTCGTTTTAAATTGACCAACTGCGAATTCACAGACTGTAATTTAAGCATGACCAAACTAATCGGAACAGCTTTTCGGGATGTGTTTTTTAAAGACTGTAAGATGTTCGGAATGCATTTTGATGACTGCAATGAGTTTGGAGTGTCTTTCAGGTTTGACAGCTGCGCTTTGAATAATTCTGTTTTCTATAAAACTTCAATAAAACGAACGTCATTTAAAAATTGTAGACTCATTGAAGTTGATTTTGCCGAATGTGATCTGTCAAATTCAGTATTTTCAAACTGTGATTTTATTGGAGCTACATTTGAACGAACCAATCTTGAGAAAGCAGATTTCAGGACTTCTTTTAATTATACCATTGATCCACAATCTAGCAGGCTTAAGAAAACTAAATTCTCACTTTCAGAAGTTTATGGGCTCTTACGTCGTTTTGATATAGAAATAGATAAAAACAGCTAA
- a CDS encoding rod shape-determining protein MreD — translation MISRTLFTDLLIMIFLVALQIFVLNRITLFGKYTPVLYPVFVMFYPFFRNKFQFLALSFLIGLSIDTLMHSGGYNACATTLIAYFRTLIFRSSTDTSTDFFSFQSLQWTQFFLFLFSSIFLHQLFVQYLEFFKLSRVFEILLNVLVTSVISFIFIIIYALIFKIKQKV, via the coding sequence ATGATTAGCAGAACGTTATTTACAGATCTTTTGATCATGATTTTTCTGGTTGCATTACAAATATTTGTTTTGAACCGGATTACACTGTTCGGAAAATATACCCCTGTTCTATATCCGGTTTTTGTCATGTTTTATCCTTTCTTCAGAAACAAATTTCAGTTTTTAGCTTTAAGTTTTTTAATAGGTTTGTCGATTGATACTTTAATGCATTCTGGCGGTTACAATGCTTGTGCAACAACATTGATCGCTTACTTCAGAACTTTAATTTTCAGATCTTCTACAGATACTTCTACAGATTTTTTCTCATTTCAGTCGTTACAATGGACTCAGTTTTTCTTGTTCCTTTTCTCAAGCATATTTTTACATCAGCTTTTTGTGCAGTATCTGGAGTTTTTTAAATTGAGCAGAGTTTTTGAAATATTACTTAATGTGTTGGTTACGAGTGTAATTTCTTTTATATTTATCATTATTTACGCATTAATCTTTAAAATCAAACAGAAAGTTTGA
- a CDS encoding glutamine synthetase III family protein, producing the protein MSTLRFKALETLPFKDFRKDNSVEIPAKLSELFCENVFSENTMREYLTKEAFQSIMDAIKKGTKIQRLIADQVAVAMKDWAMSKGVTHYTHWFQPLTGSTAEKHDSFFTPIEGGRAIERFSGNLLIQQEPDASSFPNGGIRNTFEARGYTAWDPTSPAFIMGTTLCIPSIFISYTGETLDYKAPLLRALHAVDEAATNVMQYFDKNVTKVTPTLGWEQEYFLVDSALYQSRPDLVLTGKTLLGHSPAKGQQLDDHYFGSIPTRVMNFMKELEVECMKLGIPVTTRHNEVAPNQFELAPMFEEVNVAVDHNSLLMDVMARIAHRHHFHILFHEKPFAGVNGSGKHNNWSLATDTGENLLSPGKNPKKNLQFLTFFVNTIKAVHEYADLLRASIASASNDHRLGANEAPPAIISVFIGSQLFRVLEELEKVTEGKLSPDEKTDLKLNVVGKIPEILLDNTDRNRTSPFAFTGNKFEIRAVGSSANCAESMTVMNTIAAKQLSDFKKEVDALIETGLKKDEAIFNVLREYIKQCKNIMFEGDGYSDDWAVEAEKRGLNNWKTTPEALKQEMNQKFLDLYEEIGIFNHREVEARNEIKLEKYSTVIDIEARVLSDIARNHIIPSALNYQNRLIENVRGLKEIFEDKEFKTLAKEQMSLITQISGNISKIKLGVEDLMKAREAAKATHESQKQAELYCTNVIPLFDPIREASDDLEMMVDDELWPMTKYREMLFTR; encoded by the coding sequence ATGTCAACTTTAAGATTTAAAGCTTTAGAGACTTTACCATTCAAGGACTTTAGAAAAGATAATTCAGTAGAAATTCCTGCTAAATTATCAGAATTATTTTGTGAAAACGTATTCTCTGAAAACACCATGAGAGAATACCTTACAAAGGAAGCATTCCAATCTATTATGGATGCTATTAAAAAAGGAACTAAAATCCAGAGACTCATTGCAGATCAGGTAGCTGTAGCGATGAAAGACTGGGCAATGAGCAAAGGGGTTACCCACTACACGCACTGGTTTCAGCCATTAACCGGTAGCACTGCAGAAAAACACGATTCATTCTTCACACCCATCGAAGGCGGCAGAGCGATCGAACGATTCAGCGGAAATTTATTGATTCAACAAGAACCTGATGCATCTTCTTTCCCGAATGGCGGAATCAGAAACACGTTTGAAGCAAGAGGTTACACAGCTTGGGATCCTACATCTCCGGCATTTATCATGGGAACTACATTATGTATCCCTTCTATCTTTATTTCTTACACAGGAGAAACTTTAGATTACAAAGCACCTTTATTGAGAGCTTTGCATGCTGTAGACGAAGCTGCAACCAACGTAATGCAGTATTTCGACAAAAATGTAACGAAGGTAACTCCTACTTTAGGTTGGGAGCAAGAATATTTTTTGGTTGATTCTGCACTGTATCAATCTCGTCCCGATCTGGTTTTAACAGGTAAAACTTTATTAGGACACTCTCCTGCAAAAGGACAGCAGTTGGATGACCATTATTTCGGTTCAATTCCTACAAGAGTCATGAATTTCATGAAAGAATTGGAAGTTGAATGTATGAAATTGGGAATTCCTGTAACAACAAGACACAACGAGGTAGCTCCAAATCAATTTGAGCTGGCTCCGATGTTTGAAGAAGTCAACGTTGCTGTTGACCACAATTCATTATTGATGGATGTTATGGCAAGAATCGCTCATAGACACCATTTCCATATTTTATTCCATGAAAAACCATTTGCTGGCGTAAATGGAAGCGGAAAGCACAACAACTGGTCTTTGGCAACTGATACAGGTGAAAACCTTTTAAGCCCGGGAAAAAATCCTAAGAAAAACTTACAGTTCTTAACGTTCTTCGTGAATACCATTAAAGCAGTTCACGAATATGCTGACCTTTTAAGAGCAAGTATCGCTTCTGCAAGCAACGATCACAGATTAGGCGCTAATGAAGCTCCCCCGGCAATTATTTCTGTATTTATCGGAAGCCAGTTGTTCAGAGTTTTGGAAGAGCTTGAAAAAGTAACGGAAGGAAAACTTTCTCCGGATGAAAAAACAGATTTAAAACTAAATGTAGTTGGAAAAATCCCTGAAATTTTGTTGGATAATACTGACAGAAACAGAACTTCTCCATTTGCGTTTACAGGAAATAAATTCGAGATCAGAGCGGTAGGCTCTTCTGCAAACTGTGCAGAATCTATGACTGTAATGAACACGATTGCTGCAAAACAATTAAGTGATTTCAAAAAAGAAGTGGATGCTTTAATTGAAACTGGTCTTAAAAAAGACGAAGCCATCTTCAATGTATTAAGAGAATACATTAAGCAGTGTAAAAACATTATGTTTGAAGGTGACGGATATTCTGATGACTGGGCTGTAGAAGCTGAAAAAAGAGGCTTGAACAACTGGAAAACAACTCCTGAAGCGTTGAAGCAGGAAATGAACCAGAAGTTTCTTGATTTATATGAAGAAATAGGGATTTTCAACCACAGAGAGGTTGAGGCTAGAAACGAAATCAAATTAGAAAAATATTCAACTGTTATCGATATTGAAGCAAGAGTATTGAGTGATATTGCAAGAAACCATATCATTCCTTCCGCTTTAAACTATCAAAATAGACTGATTGAGAACGTAAGAGGTCTTAAAGAAATTTTTGAAGACAAAGAATTCAAAACTTTAGCGAAAGAGCAAATGAGTTTGATTACTCAGATTTCAGGAAACATTTCTAAAATTAAATTGGGTGTTGAAGATCTTATGAAAGCAAGAGAAGCTGCGAAAGCAACTCATGAAAGCCAAAAACAAGCAGAATTGTACTGCACAAACGTAATTCCACTATTTGATCCAATCCGAGAAGCTTCTGATGATCTCGAAATGATGGTGGATGATGAGCTTTGGCCAATGACAAAATATAGAGAAATGTTATTTACAAGATAA